TCCGGCGGGATGAGAGCGACGGTTCGCAAATGCGATTTGTGGAGCCCGAAGGGCGAGATTTGCGTGGATTTGCGGTTCTTTTTTCAAGCGAGACCACATACAAAGACGCCCCCAACATCAGAGTGTTACGAACCACATCCATTTTTCACACTTTTTTTAACCTCTCGCCGCCAATACACTATCATGAGCAAAAATGGTCTCCTGCTTGTCGGCCACGGAAGCAGACTTCAGTACAATAAAGAACTCATCACCACGACCGCGCAGATGATGGCGGATAAAACTGATAAATATCTGATAAAGTCCTGTTTCATGGAAAACAGCGTCCCGACCGTTCCGGAGGGCCTTGATGCGATGCGAGCAGAAGATCTTGACCTCTTGGTCGTTGTTCCCCTGTTCCTTGCCAAAGGAATCCATGTTCTCCGCGACATCCCGGGGCTCCTTGGTCTTGAGAGCGGCTCAAACCGTGGTGTCTTCACACTTGAGAGCGGCAAAGAAATTCCGGTCGTGTATGCCGAACCCATCGGCATTGACCCGCTGCTTGCAGAACTTATGCTGAAAAATGCCGAGAACGCAGTAGCAGCACATCTCTAAACATCTATGCGGGTGCTGGTCCTTGACACAATTCACGGCGGATGCGACATTGCCAGAGCTTTGCGGCTGCGCGGCGATGATGTTGATGCGGTGGATGTGTACCGGGGAACCGGATTTCCCGCTGACGCTGCGGCTGAGAAAACCTATGATCTGGTAACTGCCCCCGTGCATCTGAACCCTGCATATCATCTTCTTGCAAAAGCGAGATGCCTCACGCATCATGAGATGGTGCGGGATCTCGTGACTGCGCCCGCAGTTTCCGTTGAGATCACCGGAGCACGCGGTAAGACCACAACCGCGTTCGCTCTCGCCTCGTTGATGAACGGTCGCGGTATTCTGCATACAAGCAGCGGCACGTTTGCATACCCTGAGAAAAAATTTCTCTGGAAAAAAAGCATCACGCCTGCCTCGGTGATTGATGCCTGTGATGCTGCAAAGAATTGTGGTGCCGAGTGGCTGATTGCTGAGGAGTCCGCAGGCGTTGCAGGCTTTGGAACACTTGGGATTCTGACATCTGCGGATGACTATAAAATCGCCGCAGGAACGAAAAGTGCAGTCGCCGAAAAATGCAAAAGCCTTGAATGGTGCAAAACCGTCCTTGTGCCTGAAGGTGTTCCGGCGATGCCTGAGTGGCATGTCACTCAGGAACTCGTCAGCGTGTCTGCTGACACGCTTTCGTGGGACGGCGGCGAGCTGGTAAACCCGCTTCTCAGCCTTGCCGGATACCGCGCCGCACTCTCTACTGCCGCCGCAGCAGGAATTTTGCTCGGCCTTTCGGTGGAAAAACTCGCAGACTTTACCGCCCTTCCCGGCCGGATGTGCCTTCTTGAAGAGAGGGGAGTTGTAGTCCTTGACAATGCCAACAGCGGCACCAATGCCGACAACACCATTGAAGCCGCAGCATACCTGCGCAAAATGCGCCCCGGCCTTCCGGTGATTCTTGTGATCGGCATGGAGCATCATGCGGTCTGCGAAGGGTTTCCGGCATCTGAGATTAATCGCGCCATTGCAGGAGTAGCTCCCGCACGCACACTGCTGATTGCTGAGTCCGGCAGCGGCTCCGCCGCTGCTGCTGCAACTGCTGATGCAGTTTTCACAACGCTTGACACCGCAAAATCCGCAGCGCTTGAGTTCGCCGAACAAACCGGAGGCTGTGTCCTCCTTGCCGCAAAAACAT
The genomic region above belongs to Methanorbis furvi and contains:
- the cfbA gene encoding sirohydrochlorin nickelochelatase, with translation MSKNGLLLVGHGSRLQYNKELITTTAQMMADKTDKYLIKSCFMENSVPTVPEGLDAMRAEDLDLLVVVPLFLAKGIHVLRDIPGLLGLESGSNRGVFTLESGKEIPVVYAEPIGIDPLLAELMLKNAENAVAAHL
- the cfbE gene encoding coenzyme F430 synthase, whose protein sequence is MRVLVLDTIHGGCDIARALRLRGDDVDAVDVYRGTGFPADAAAEKTYDLVTAPVHLNPAYHLLAKARCLTHHEMVRDLVTAPAVSVEITGARGKTTTAFALASLMNGRGILHTSSGTFAYPEKKFLWKKSITPASVIDACDAAKNCGAEWLIAEESAGVAGFGTLGILTSADDYKIAAGTKSAVAEKCKSLEWCKTVLVPEGVPAMPEWHVTQELVSVSADTLSWDGGELVNPLLSLAGYRAALSTAAAAGILLGLSVEKLADFTALPGRMCLLEERGVVVLDNANSGTNADNTIEAAAYLRKMRPGLPVILVIGMEHHAVCEGFPASEINRAIAGVAPARTLLIAESGSGSAAAAATADAVFTTLDTAKSAALEFAEQTGGCVLLAAKTWR